The Hydractinia symbiolongicarpus strain clone_291-10 chromosome 2, HSymV2.1, whole genome shotgun sequence genomic sequence CACACCCTATCATAGCTGTATGATTTACCAGACATGTCTCGACATTTCAAAGAAAAACGAATGTCCTATCGAAAGGTTGGAGTTCGCGCACAGCTGTACTATGAAAGTTGTCATAAATTTCTACActatgcgccatctttgttacCGTTTTTCTTACTTTTTGAATATAAAATTTTTCCCAACGCTCGAAAAAGAAATATGGAATGGTCTCTTCCACCGATACAGGAAAACACTTCTTCACTTTGTTTCGATGAGGATGTGTTTTTGCTCCTCGTGGTTCGTTTACCTGATAAAAACAAgattttatcataaaaattgtGAAATATACAGCATAAGAGAAGGCAATGCAGTAAAACCCCTAAACTTTTAGCAATTCATgggaaaatagaaaaataattttatttatctccAATCTGTAAAACTCAAGAAATATGCAACTTGATAGTAGAGTTCTTCTCTACTTCTTATGTTATTCAGTTTTATTACATCTTCTTATATGACCAAAATGTAAATGTGTTTCCCTGTCAagtagaaaaatatatttgaaggtTAAAGTATGActacataatttatgcagcataattaagcCCGCAAAAAGAAACAGCTAGTCTCGCCCCAAATGAACTGTTTCACGTGGAAAGATTGTATGAAGAACAACAAAGGCTTTTTACTACAGTCTCACGCACATTTTTTAGCTACtaaatatgtatatacaaaATTGTATTGACAAAAGGACTAAAATGATCAATTATTGTCAAAGTATAAAACATATCTTACCTTTTGTTTTGGCTTTAGTCTTCCCATTCTTTTTACTTACTGTCGCATCATTTAATCTGCCTGTCAACAAGAACAAAAAACGATCATAACATCATGCATAATATCAAGTAGAAAAGAGAGTGAAATACCCTATGAAAATGCTTGTTGCATCAATTTAAATGTTAGTAGGCTTATAACATGTCCAAAAAAGTTGTCTTATCTTTTGTTATAGCTATTAGTAACGACGGTTGCAGCCTGCAGCACTGCAATGTAACAAAACAAGTATGCAAAGTGGATTGAACCTGACAATGGAAATACAAAACTCATTTGTCTAGATAGTCAAACAACAAAAATGGGGATGAAAACAACAAGCTTACAATCAGTGCAAAAAAACTGTAATGAATTGATGCACGATCGTATGTCTCCGTTACTGCTTGCAGCTATCATCTCATAAATGTCCTTTGATGGAATCGTTATCTCATGCTAGAAATGAAAATTCCAAGATTATTTTAAATCCATTACTCGTCGTGAGATATAGTTGAATTTCTTGAATCGTCAACCGTAATCTTAGTTCCGATTATACCTACAATCGGTCACATGTGGtcgtaaacaaaataaaagtattGTCGGTGACATACCGATTTCGACTCTTCGGAAACTATTTTATCCATTGCTTTCTTTAAAGCTGTGGCAGCTACCCCATTGAAACTAAAGATACACAGAGTATATCAACATCAATACAAAACATAGCCACAGATATTAGCAATTGAATTTAATAAAATCCCTGTAGCTCTGAATATTTGCTGTAACAAGATGTGAAATTGTGCATTCCATGATATAACATGTTTTATTTGgctattttaattttacaaccATCATTgggttatttttctaatttttgttctacatgaAATAGATTATTTTATGGCGTTTACTTGTTTCTTATTATGAAGAGTTGTGGAAAGTTGTAATTCTTGTATTGAAACAAAACTGggatttttgtatattttaacaaagcttGTTGAATAAATTTAGGACtcctaaaaaaatacaattttttgttgctattaaacttctagcatagatttttaataaaaaaaaccccATCGCTTCTGATCTAATTATACTTGTCCTTATAAGACTAAAGGTAAATAAggcaaatataaataaaaaataaaaaactctgggaaataaaaagttattgttTTGGATAAAATTTCAGCAATAAATAATGGCGTCAAACTGCATGAAACTCAATGCAAAATAGATCCCTTATTTTAAtcataaaatgttaataaagaCTTTACCTGATGTTATGGATGCCAAGTTCGTGCTGGATATTTTTCGGAAAGACCGAATGAACTGTAGCTTCAGAAGTGTGAGTATCAGACATAATAAACACAACTGGACTTCGACCTGTCACGTGATATTGTCTAAAACAAAGACGAATGGTTATCATTTCTAAAACATCTGTTTCGTTGTCCATAGATAACCGTACGGTGACACACATATAAGATGCTGTAAGGTAACAATATCTAATATATAGAATAATTAACGTTAAAATATTACCTTAGTATAGTATGTAGTTTACTGGGATTTCGAAACACGAAATTAGGTAAATCCTAGAATGTTTAATAAAAGATCTCAATTGTAAAACCTTTTTACAATAAAGTCATGTCCAGAATGAAATAAAGGAACCATATAGAACAAATTTTCGATTTTGAACTTTCTCAATGGCCGATAAACAAAAAAagggtttaaaatgttttaatattgTAAGCTGCTGACAAAATAGTTATACTCTTGtatatttaataataaaatactgGTTTCTCCtattctttgttgttttaattttaaggtTTTCCTCCTTATTAAAATATACAAGGGTATAAAATAATCTGCAGATAAGCACACCTATAGCACCTTTTaagattacattttttttgactGCGTACAAACACATCCTTGTAAATACTGAATAAGAAAAAAGGTTTTTGAGACGTCGCTTCGTGGAACCCAGAATTCCCACACACTCTTGATTTTAGCAGGAACCAAAAGAAAAGGAGGTTTGTGAAATGTTTAGTCCATATCCTGAACACatacttaaattaatgaaagAACACTAACAACTTTATCCGGAATTTTTAGGAGATTACACAACGTAAAGATTATACCACAACACAGTTAAAGCAATGTAaagataaaatgttaaaaaaatctgcaaaTTATTTCCCTTTGTCTAAATCTAAAAATCTTCATTTCTTGCAAATTTACATCCTTGCAAAACAGTAACAAATAATATGCACTATTTACAGGTAGAATTGTAGTTATACCTCGATAAggacgattttttttttcagttggaTATCACCAACTTCACCAACCATACTCAAACCATTGTAACGGTTAGCTCTGAGTAAAAAATCAGAAAACTGTTGACATTGTGAGTTTTGCGATGTCAAAAAATCTCTCCAACCTGTGTTTGATTTCTCtataataaaaatgataataataaaattttaggaAAGTTGTTTTCAAACAATATAGAAAAATAAACCAAAGGTAATACAGTGTTTAGCTTTAGTTATCTTTGTCATGCTATCATATATCTCTTCTGCTGATTGGTTTATTACTAAGCAGCCTGTAATATGTGacatttattttgttcttagtcatacaaaaaacaggaaaatataTGTCACTTGTCTGATGAAATCTATTTGTAATTGGATTATTAGAGGAAAAGAAGGAAGAGATAACTAGTATCTAAATAAAGTATAAAGTTTCAAAATATAATGTTTGGACAGATATTCTTCTAATTAGTTTCAGCTGATTGAGTTTTTGGTATGTTATTCCATTGTGTAAAACCTTTGTAATATTTATTACCTcgtgtttacaaaaattttgccTGTCATTTAATATCTTGCAGGAGATTCCCTGTTTAACAGATTATAACATATTTTCTTTAAGTCTAATCTTTTTTTGGGCAGgaaattttaaacaatgaaaAGTAGAATTCATTGATGCTGGTGTTTAAATTGACTCTTTATTAAAAGTGTGGTGAGAAATTTTAGAAATGGTATGACTGTTAAACCATGTACACTgtcttctttaaaaatgaacAATCACTAAACAAATGTAGGCAAGCAGGAATTCGACTTGCTGGGAAAAACTTCTATCTTGGCTATTAGTTTGAGTTTTTAACATCGTTACCTTGGTAATCTTGACCTACAGGGTTAATCCATTCCTTTATttcataatttaaatatttagccaAAACTTGGACAACAGCAGTTTTTCCAGTCCCTGCTTGTCCAGTCAGCAATAATATACCAATTTCTTCCTATAATAGTTTAAGAAAAGCagatatatatatagtttttgCTTCAAAATAACTTAAAAGACAATATTTTTCTAACCTGCCGacgtatatttttaaaatgcttgTGCAACCACTGCTTTACTTCTTCGACTTTTTTCTTATGCACAGCGAGGTCGTTCTAATTAATGATATAAGCACATAATTAAACGTTTATTAAATCCAAAAGATgtcataacaaacaaacaaaaatctaTACTAATACATTGCAGAAATTTTGTCAAACAAAAAACATGGCATCAACAAAATTTGACAATGCAAAAATAGCTGACACTGACAActgtttttgatgatgtcataaatCGCAGTAATACACATACAATCCTTTGTTGAAAGCagattaagtttttttttactatgtaAGAGTAAAATGTCTATACTGGCATGAAAAAAGTGATAGGAATTCCATAGTTTTTTCGCAGTTTGCCTTTATTGTATGTGTTTGTGGAAGACAGCAGTCAAAATATACTGAAggaactgattttgttgctttAGTTTTTATATccttcttttgttgttgttgtttaactgAGGGAGTGCAATATGCAATATatactgaaaaatattttttgtactaGATTTCTCACATTGCAAAGGATTCGTAAGATTTTATGAGGATATCAAATTTGCAATATGCTGAAAGAACTTTATTGTTAAATTAGAATTTacaaaccattcttttttttacatttcagattCCTTTTTTGGTAGAGGGCAGTATGCaataaataattgaaatttgtaatttttttattctattctATCCGCGTTCCAAATTTTACATCGAATTAAAGAAAAATcagttgatttttccacggttATACAGTTAACCTGTCTcttcaaccgtttgtcaaaagcatataatcctatacattttcttaatatgCGTTacatcattaaaataaaatgatgATTTTTACTTCTGCCTAACTAGATTTTCCCATGGTATTACCGACTAGTGTGTATTAATCCAACTACATTGCATGCAATAGCAATggttgtaaaaaaacattttggttttttttagAGAGGTCCAGGTGACAGAATTTCCAATATTTGGAGTGATTACTTGATTATACACAAAAGATAGTTTGATAAGATTCTATTTTATTTGCATTTGTCAccgactttttttattttttaaatattatgtcTATATCAGATAATGAGTCTTGACAATAACTGCTCAACATTCTCAATTGCTTTGTGATTGAACCCGTAAAAAAGTGAATGAAGTGTTTCCAATCACCACCGAATAACATTATTAACAAAATGTACCTCAGTAACAGGCTTGTAAACTTCAATCCATGGAGTAAATTCTTCACTgtctaaagaaataaaaaattagttCAGAACTTGTGCATGTTTTGAATACAAAACACAAATAATTGAGGCTTCAAGTCAAGCTTTAAAATCACGGATAAAAGCACATGACATTATTTGCTTCGTACAACTATATAATATACATCTGAATGATGTGTAAAATATAACGCTTTCCATGTATAGCTACTAAGCAAAACAGTGAATTGAGATACAATTTAAACAATGATGTTCAAAATGTGTAAGGTGTGAAAGTGTAAGAACGAGTGTTCAGTATTAAATTACAATCATATGCAGTAAGTATATACTTGCCAAAATATCTATACTTCACAGAAGTGtactgtttttttgaaaaaaaaatattatgaagCACAAATAGTGGTTTTAAAGAGGCtggcaaaaaattatttctgtagaACATGCATTTTTACATAAGTTAGCACAACgtctttttgtgttatttttagaCAAGAACTATTGTCACTTTTTTTAATGAACAGAAAGGGTGCCTGTGAAGTgtgacaaatttattttttgctagCTAATTAAAAGGAATTACTTTTTTTACCCTTTTTATTGCTTGTTGGAGTTAGAGATGACGTCTTTGTAGTGGCTTGAGTGTTTACATGTGTCTTCTTTTGGTTTGACACATCTGCCTGCCCTCCAAATGAAGATGATATCCACTCAGATTTCCTCTAAAAGAGAAGAGTGAAACTGCATCAcatatttcacattttaaaattaatcaatGATTGGAATTGACTTTTAAACTCTAACAAAGTAACCATGTTAATTGTCGGATAATTACTTTTAAGGTGTCTCTGGGCACAAATAGTTGCACTTGTTTTTGAACTATGGTGAGGAGTTATGCAGtaaataagtttttaatttcATGACTATAATACAGAAGGAGCATAAATGCTGACCTGtctattataataatacagagactgtgtctgtttgtaacaggcaaagtggatgtgttcattttcctttgatgtcgccgaaaaacttatgtctaatatgttaaattatctgacgttacggcgcaacgtcaataacactactttaatgtcaatatcctatattaaattaatgaagccgttacagtgcacttaaaactttgaggtcaaataacttggaaacaaggtggtgacgtcaataatttttcaccgtgtgggtaactagggaccacctaggacaaaTTTGGGTAACTTTCCTaaacctgggtcaccgaatccgtttcggaatggacaggttgatgacgtcatcaaaaacctttaaaccttaatatctctgcaaccgtttatcaaaagtacatgatcctatacattttcttgatcagcgtttcaagacctatacgatgaatgcaattttttttaaaacttttggtagggactttgctgacgtcagaaaattttttaaacccttatatctccttaggcgtttgtcaaaaacacacgttactataattattatgatcagtgtttcaacctctacacattacagacaacaaatgactaaatttcaccaattttctttttgtatatgtgcatatactgacgtcagcaaaaaatctaaaacaacctatttttccattgttcttctgccttagtggattttttccatgggctttattgactagttTGTACAATATTATTTCAGGGGCAACAGTGTGTTAGTAGTGATGTGCTAGTAATGTATATCCCAGTCGTTATTTGTTTCACTATAAAGGCTGGGAGTGGGAGTGAATTGAAACGCTTCGCAATCTGTTGTGAAAATTACTTCACAGTCTCTACAATCTAACATTGAAGATCATGTTTGCAATTCTCATGATGTTGtgcatttttattaaacaaaaaaaatagttattacAAGTGGCTCTCAAAGATAGattaattttcaaaactatAATATATGTTGAATCTTTATTACACCATAATGGTACACCGTATGAGGTGtaatttctttctttgttagaaaggcaatgtcTAAGTAGAAACAAAGCTTTTTATTTGTGCCTTAACAAAATAAGGCAATGTATAAATTTTGAGGTGAACTTTCTAATCGTTTATTAACAAAATACAGGAATGTTTGAGcttcaaaaaaagttattaaacagtTTCTTAATAAAATACAGTGATGCTAAGCTTCTAGAGAAAGCTTTTTAATACTTTCTTAGCACAATATGATGATGTTTAAGCTTTGaaagaaagatttttaattgtttcctaATAAAAAACAATGATGTTTAAGCTTCGTAAGAAAACAATCATTACTTTACAAAATATGGCAATAAGCTTTGACAAAGAGCTTTAAAATCGTTTCTTATCAAAATATGGCAAGGTTTAAGAAGAGGAAAATTATCcactatttttaataaaatatgcatTATCATGATG encodes the following:
- the LOC130630260 gene encoding cell cycle checkpoint protein RAD17-like isoform X2, encoding MRKSTLSSKRKSEWISSSFGGQADVSNQKKTHVNTQATTKTSSLTPTSNKKDSEEFTPWIEVYKPVTENDLAVHKKKVEEVKQWLHKHFKNIRRQEEIGILLLTGQAGTGKTAVVQVLAKYLNYEIKEWINPVGQDYQEKSNTGWRDFLTSQNSQCQQFSDFLLRANRYNGLSMVGEVGDIQLKKKIVLIEDLPNFVFRNPSKLHTILRQYHVTGRSPVVFIMSDTHTSEATVHSVFPKNIQHELGIHNISFNGVAATALKKAMDKIVSEESKSHEITIPSKDIYEMIAASSNGDIRSCINSLQFFCTDCRLNDATVSKKNGKTKAKTKGTVLKKADRLKQLPEYMQHLTRDQLQVDPEDVFEHTQIASDTFLLYLHQNYPEFFADIDALSDASISITDADVMSGVWANRNIMADYSASVSMRGIMFANTSSPSSTGAVSGGWRPLHKPQWFDSFKTRNIRKRTTNDLFHDSRHTAVDLYTEVLPYLGKTKTILKTSGHRCFVQDISKFPISRNLFRPALKKIEDGAVDDSLPDSETYGTEEIKPTHENEDILLGEESDENLIEDFED
- the LOC130630260 gene encoding cell cycle checkpoint protein RAD17-like isoform X1, encoding MRKSTLSSKRKSEWISSSFGGQADVSNQKKTHVNTQATTKTSSLTPTSNKKDSEEFTPWIEVYKPVTENDLAVHKKKVEEVKQWLHKHFKNIRRQEEIGILLLTGQAGTGKTAVVQVLAKYLNYEIKEWINPVGQDYQEKSNTGWRDFLTSQNSQCQQFSDFLLRANRYNGLSMVGEVGDIQLKKKIVLIEDLPNFVFRNPSKLHTILRQYHVTGRSPVVFIMSDTHTSEATVHSVFPKNIQHELGIHNISFNGVAATALKKAMDKIVSEESKSHEITIPSKDIYEMIAASSNGDIRSCINSLQFFCTDCRLNDATVSKKNGKTKAKTKGKRTTRSKNTSSSKQSEEVFSCIGGRDHSIFLFRALGKILYSKRTVLKKADRLKQLPEYMQHLTRDQLQVDPEDVFEHTQIASDTFLLYLHQNYPEFFADIDALSDASISITDADVMSGVWANRNIMADYSASVSMRGIMFANTSSPSSTGAVSGGWRPLHKPQWFDSFKTRNIRKRTTNDLFHDSRHTAVDLYTEVLPYLGKTKTILKTSGHRCFVQDISKFPISRNLFRPALKKIEDGAVDDSLPDSETYGTEEIKPTHENEDILLGEESDENLIEDFED